One part of the Sulfolobus tengchongensis genome encodes these proteins:
- a CDS encoding iron-containing alcohol dehydrogenase, which translates to MFKVEYPTTQVIYGNDALEWLNNIKGKKVAIVTTKSLLKSKIVFQILGIVNADVIEGPKQHTPEEDVNKLREMLKGYDTVIGLGGGSIIDGIKLSFDGYYIAIPTTFSGAEHTRSGGSTIDGVKKSRLGKEANIVILDPRATLETPKWLLIASGVRAIDHSVEALYSKDATPFTDSLAIEGYKKLIKCLKDLDSIENRGLCQIGAWLSSLTMRYAKMGISHNFGYVFGPRFNIPHGVTSCISLPSAIKLNYEVAKHKLKEIENEGEPLYEFIDKFLKEIGARRRLSEFTTLDEALKYAEVFYQLVNNSGNPVKIDINTAKKFIEEVF; encoded by the coding sequence ATGTTTAAAGTTGAGTACCCTACTACACAAGTAATTTACGGTAATGATGCACTGGAGTGGTTAAATAATATTAAAGGAAAGAAAGTTGCAATAGTTACCACTAAAAGTTTACTTAAGAGCAAGATTGTTTTCCAAATATTAGGCATAGTTAACGCTGATGTTATAGAAGGACCAAAACAGCATACCCCAGAGGAAGATGTGAATAAATTGAGGGAGATGTTGAAAGGATACGATACAGTAATAGGTTTAGGTGGAGGAAGTATAATAGATGGAATAAAGCTATCATTTGACGGCTATTATATAGCAATACCTACTACTTTTTCTGGAGCAGAGCATACTAGGTCTGGCGGTTCCACTATTGACGGCGTTAAGAAAAGTAGATTGGGAAAGGAAGCTAATATTGTAATATTGGATCCAAGGGCTACCTTAGAAACCCCAAAATGGCTACTTATAGCTAGTGGAGTTAGAGCAATAGATCACTCAGTGGAAGCGTTGTACTCTAAGGATGCAACACCTTTTACTGATTCATTAGCTATAGAAGGCTATAAGAAATTAATCAAATGTCTAAAGGATCTTGATTCGATTGAAAATCGCGGGCTATGCCAAATAGGTGCCTGGCTGTCTTCTTTAACTATGAGATATGCAAAGATGGGTATTAGCCATAATTTCGGTTACGTCTTTGGTCCCAGATTTAACATACCCCATGGAGTTACTTCCTGCATCTCACTTCCCTCTGCGATTAAACTAAACTATGAAGTAGCTAAACATAAGTTAAAAGAGATAGAAAATGAAGGAGAACCATTATATGAATTCATAGATAAGTTCTTGAAAGAGATTGGAGCCAGAAGGAGATTATCAGAGTTTACTACTTTAGACGAGGCATTGAAATACGCAGAGGTCTTTTATCAACTCGTAAATAATAGTGGAAATCCAGTGAAAATTGATATAAATACTGCTAAGAAGTTCATAGAGGAGGTCTTCTAA
- a CDS encoding site-specific DNA-methyltransferase, whose amino-acid sequence MANIKVIIGSSDNMKELEDNSVNLVVTSPPYYNAPFDFPGMFTSYDDYLGLIKRVGKELMRVLAPGRVAIFVTEDVRINGKLYPIVSDLIHIMVYEIGFEYQDKIIWRKPEGYIRISRRSGVLIQHPYPMYYYPDNIYEEIVIFKKPGEFDRTKVPQSIKEKSKIDANKFQVEKWYLSVWDIKNVLPSEKWSKYTAAFPEELAERLIRLYSYYGEIVLDPFLGTGTTCAVAKRLGRNCVGYEIDLELKDAIEERLKVGYGSLFDSDRVEFIIREDAKTLRTKLREEIIRKLNNKKQG is encoded by the coding sequence GTGGCTAACATCAAGGTAATAATTGGTTCCTCAGATAACATGAAAGAACTAGAAGATAACTCAGTAAATTTAGTTGTAACTTCTCCACCTTACTATAATGCTCCTTTTGACTTCCCTGGTATGTTTACTAGTTATGATGATTATTTAGGATTAATTAAACGAGTGGGTAAGGAGTTAATGAGAGTTTTGGCACCAGGGAGAGTAGCTATTTTCGTTACTGAAGATGTAAGAATTAACGGAAAGCTTTACCCTATAGTTTCAGACTTAATCCACATTATGGTTTACGAGATTGGATTTGAATACCAAGATAAGATAATTTGGAGAAAACCTGAGGGATACATAAGGATTAGTAGGAGGAGTGGAGTTTTAATTCAACACCCCTATCCAATGTACTATTATCCCGACAATATATATGAGGAGATAGTGATATTTAAGAAACCAGGTGAATTTGATAGGACTAAGGTTCCTCAGTCGATTAAGGAAAAAAGTAAAATTGATGCGAACAAGTTCCAGGTAGAGAAGTGGTATTTATCAGTTTGGGATATAAAAAATGTATTACCAAGCGAAAAGTGGAGTAAGTACACTGCAGCTTTTCCAGAGGAGCTAGCTGAACGGTTAATAAGGCTTTATAGTTACTATGGGGAGATAGTGCTTGATCCTTTTTTAGGTACTGGGACAACTTGTGCGGTCGCTAAGAGACTTGGAAGGAATTGTGTTGGTTACGAAATAGACCTTGAGCTAAAAGATGCAATCGAGGAAAGGCTTAAAGTAGGATATGGATCTCTTTTTGATAGTGATAGAGTTGAGTTCATAATAAGGGAAGATGCTAAGACACTAAGAACAAAATTAAGGGAAGAAATAATCAGAAAACTAAATAATAAAAAACAAGGTTAA
- a CDS encoding sulfocyanin, with protein MNTSVIIAIVVIVIVIVGVVGYLIASHHLGPTSTTTSQLTSMTTSSSTTSTSMSSSTTSSTSTSSTTTSTVALPAGATQLPYNPNNKTVFIYLVVTATGPSFNYNGTAYGQMKIYIPAGWNVMIILTNDQPIPHNANIVLNDTPTPNNANISKDGKILLYVGDNPSDFTINGVPSGQTAIGILDNISAGYYWIACGIYSHAESGMWIDLIVSNSVSVPYSIISSSSSTTTTTTSAPPGWG; from the coding sequence ATGAACACATCGGTAATTATAGCTATTGTAGTTATTGTAATAGTAATAGTAGGTGTAGTAGGATATCTTATTGCGTCTCATCACTTAGGGCCAACGTCAACTACAACATCACAATTAACAAGCATGACAACTTCTTCATCTACGACAAGTACTTCTATGTCGTCTTCTACTACTTCCAGTACTTCAACTTCTTCCACTACTACATCTACAGTAGCATTACCTGCTGGTGCAACTCAATTACCCTATAATCCTAATAATAAGACTGTCTTCATATACCTAGTAGTTACTGCGACTGGTCCCTCCTTTAATTATAATGGTACTGCATATGGGCAGATGAAGATTTACATTCCAGCTGGATGGAATGTAATGATAATATTGACTAATGATCAACCAATACCCCATAATGCTAACATAGTGCTTAATGATACCCCAACTCCCAATAATGCAAACATATCCAAAGATGGTAAGATTTTACTTTACGTTGGAGATAATCCATCTGATTTTACGATTAATGGTGTTCCAAGCGGGCAGACTGCCATAGGAATTTTAGATAACATATCAGCAGGATATTATTGGATTGCTTGTGGAATATACAGTCATGCAGAAAGTGGTATGTGGATAGATTTGATAGTATCAAACTCTGTCTCAGTTCCATATTCTATAATTTCGTCATCTTCTTCTACCACTACAACGACTACCTCGGCTCCTCCGGGTTGGGGTTAA
- a CDS encoding ATP-binding protein produces MACDVFDPYPKNSRESFYDREDTLNEVKKLIQGKFWPLIIGPKRVGKTSIVKIVVNELNGVYIDASGITSLKQLASSLYNEIKFRFQIDLKVLKVDIDKKPTFSLQNILTKLGDVVIGIDEVQNITTPWFISVLSTAYNTSDVKFIFTGSMIGLSKVLVGESKGKKFSNQFKGRPIVEKEISPFSYEESVSFLAYGKERCSINMTEEEIKDSAETYQGIVGWLTYYGNLRSLGYDHKKAKEEVDNIASRIILDEYARLGEIEKVIVKALGLLKSSNWNNLKKVCEGLLGKKISDWNFDHSLKQLIKARIIYKKDGKYFLIDPMYKVLIRD; encoded by the coding sequence ATGGCATGTGATGTCTTTGATCCTTATCCTAAGAATTCTAGGGAATCATTTTATGATAGGGAAGATACTTTGAATGAGGTAAAGAAGCTTATCCAAGGAAAATTTTGGCCTTTAATAATAGGTCCAAAAAGAGTCGGAAAGACTTCAATAGTTAAAATAGTTGTTAATGAACTTAACGGAGTTTATATCGATGCTTCTGGAATCACATCATTAAAACAATTGGCTAGTAGCCTTTACAACGAAATAAAATTTAGATTTCAGATAGACCTAAAGGTTTTAAAAGTAGATATCGACAAGAAACCAACTTTTTCACTCCAAAATATCCTTACAAAGTTAGGTGATGTTGTTATTGGTATTGATGAGGTTCAAAATATTACGACGCCTTGGTTTATCTCAGTTTTATCAACAGCTTATAATACTTCTGATGTTAAGTTCATCTTTACTGGTTCAATGATTGGTTTATCTAAAGTGTTGGTTGGTGAAAGTAAAGGGAAAAAATTCTCTAATCAATTTAAGGGTAGACCTATTGTCGAAAAAGAAATTTCACCTTTTTCTTATGAAGAGAGCGTGTCTTTTTTAGCTTATGGAAAAGAGAGGTGCAGTATTAATATGACTGAAGAAGAGATTAAAGATTCAGCAGAGACTTATCAAGGAATCGTAGGATGGCTAACGTATTACGGTAATTTAAGAAGTCTAGGCTACGATCATAAAAAAGCAAAAGAAGAAGTGGATAATATTGCTTCTAGGATAATTTTAGATGAATACGCCAGATTAGGTGAGATAGAAAAAGTAATAGTAAAAGCTCTCGGTTTGTTGAAAAGCTCTAACTGGAATAATTTGAAAAAGGTTTGCGAGGGTTTATTAGGTAAAAAGATAAGTGATTGGAACTTTGATCATTCCTTAAAACAGTTAATAAAAGCTAGAATAATATATAAAAAAGATGGAAAATATTTCTTAATTGATCCTATGTATAAAGTCCTCATCAGAGATTAA
- the sucD gene encoding succinate--CoA ligase subunit alpha produces the protein MNKNTRVIVQGITGREGSFHTQQMLKYGTKIVAGVTPGKGGTEVNGVPVYDTMKDAVKEHEADASIIFVPARYAVDAIYEAVDSGIKLIVTITEHIPVLDMARAIKYARARGSRIIGPNCPGLIVPEESLVGILPARAFKKGNVGIVSRSGTLTYEVSELLKNSGMGQSTVIGVGGDPIIGTSLLEIVRMFDQDPETDKIIVIGEIGGTMEERVAEAYKKGEIKKKVIAYIAGMTAPREKRMGHAGAVVYMGMGTFESKIKAFKEAGIPVANTPYDIPKLLLS, from the coding sequence ATAAATAAGAATACAAGGGTTATAGTTCAAGGGATAACTGGAAGGGAAGGAAGCTTTCACACTCAACAAATGCTTAAGTATGGTACTAAGATAGTCGCTGGTGTAACTCCAGGCAAGGGAGGAACTGAAGTTAATGGAGTTCCAGTTTATGATACCATGAAAGATGCAGTAAAGGAGCATGAGGCTGATGCTTCAATAATTTTCGTTCCAGCTAGATATGCAGTAGATGCGATATATGAAGCAGTGGATTCTGGGATTAAGCTAATTGTCACAATAACTGAGCACATTCCAGTTTTAGATATGGCTAGGGCAATAAAGTATGCTAGGGCAAGAGGTTCTAGAATAATTGGGCCTAATTGTCCAGGATTAATAGTCCCAGAGGAGAGTCTTGTGGGTATACTTCCTGCTAGGGCATTTAAGAAGGGTAATGTGGGAATTGTGTCTAGATCTGGAACATTAACATACGAGGTTTCAGAATTACTTAAAAATTCCGGAATGGGTCAATCGACAGTAATAGGAGTAGGAGGAGATCCAATAATAGGTACAAGTCTCTTAGAGATTGTGAGGATGTTTGATCAAGACCCAGAAACAGATAAGATTATTGTAATAGGTGAAATCGGAGGTACAATGGAAGAGAGAGTAGCAGAGGCGTATAAAAAAGGTGAGATAAAGAAGAAAGTTATAGCCTATATAGCTGGAATGACCGCACCTAGGGAGAAGAGAATGGGTCATGCTGGTGCTGTGGTTTATATGGGCATGGGAACGTTCGAAAGTAAGATTAAGGCATTCAAGGAAGCCGGTATACCAGTTGCTAATACTCCATACGATATTCCAAAGCTACTTCTTTCTTAA
- a CDS encoding succinate--CoA ligase subunit beta, with protein MKLYEYEGKSLFRRVGIPVPNGVVTSEPIKWEGKAVVKSQLLEGARGKRGLVRVTEDVYNTILELKKMGIEKFLVEEFVPHEKEFYISVLLDRETAEPMLVLSREGGIDVEQAKDVKRMIIPLERGVRSYDIIEAEKYLGVKGLAPIIQGLYKLFVDYDAELVEINPLAYTNDGRLLALDSKVILEDNALYRHEDLLKELGRQEVRDSYVELEGDIGIIGNGAGLTMATMDLVKLNGGNPADFLDVGGGASRDHVRESVLKVGRNPRVKKIVVNIYGGITRCDEVALGIVDALKEIKKPIFVRLLGTNEELGKKILRENGVNVYDDVLKMIGDAVRS; from the coding sequence ATGAAGTTATACGAATACGAGGGAAAGAGCCTTTTTAGGCGAGTAGGAATACCAGTACCCAATGGAGTTGTAACGTCAGAACCTATAAAATGGGAAGGTAAGGCAGTTGTCAAATCTCAGCTATTAGAAGGTGCTAGAGGTAAAAGAGGATTAGTCAGAGTAACTGAGGACGTTTATAATACCATCCTAGAATTGAAAAAAATGGGAATAGAGAAGTTCCTAGTGGAAGAATTCGTACCTCATGAAAAGGAGTTTTACATCTCAGTTTTGTTGGATAGGGAAACTGCAGAACCAATGTTGGTGCTTTCTAGAGAAGGAGGAATTGATGTAGAACAAGCTAAGGACGTTAAGAGAATGATAATACCACTGGAAAGAGGGGTAAGAAGTTATGATATCATAGAAGCTGAAAAATATTTAGGAGTTAAGGGATTAGCCCCAATAATCCAAGGTTTATATAAACTATTTGTAGATTATGATGCTGAGTTGGTAGAAATCAATCCATTAGCGTATACCAATGATGGTAGATTATTAGCTCTAGATTCTAAGGTTATTTTAGAGGATAATGCATTATATAGGCATGAAGATTTATTAAAAGAGTTAGGAAGGCAGGAGGTTCGTGATAGTTATGTGGAATTAGAGGGAGATATAGGGATAATAGGTAATGGTGCAGGGTTGACAATGGCTACTATGGATCTAGTCAAATTAAATGGGGGAAATCCAGCTGATTTCCTAGATGTAGGGGGAGGTGCCAGTAGGGATCACGTTAGGGAAAGCGTTCTAAAAGTAGGTAGAAATCCCAGAGTTAAGAAGATAGTTGTTAACATTTATGGTGGTATAACCAGATGTGATGAAGTTGCGTTAGGTATAGTTGATGCGTTAAAGGAAATAAAGAAGCCGATTTTCGTTAGATTATTAGGTACAAATGAGGAATTAGGGAAGAAAATATTAAGGGAAAATGGAGTAAACGTATATGATGATGTATTAAAAATGATAGGTGATGCAGTACGCTCATAA